GCCAAGTTGTAGATCTCTGCAATAGAGAGTTTCTTACTCCAGATATTTAAGTTTGCTAACTCTCCAACATAAGCTTGTGTCGCATCGAAGCCTCCTCCCAACGTGTCCTGTGGAGCAGACAGATGTAACCATGAGTTCTCAAAGTATATCAGAGCATACATCATCAGCAGGATAAGAGAAGGCTCAAATAACCAGGGTTTGCCAAGTGTTATGGATTTATGTACAAGGACATACATGACAGGATTATGTTGTAAGGCACATCCAGTAAAATGACGTTTGACCTCATTTATGGCTTTAGGTCTGAACCTATTTACCTGCCTTTGTTCAAATTTATAAATTAACCTTGGATTTAAAGTTTCCTTTCTTTTGATGAACTCCAGTCTGCAGGTCATTCACTTAGTGTAAACATCAGTTGGAGTAATTCTTGAGTATAAAAGAGTCGTTCAATAGTGAGGCTGCAACTAATGATTATAGGCAAATGTGCAAATCCAATTTCCAGACAAATTTCCCAACATGATTTCTTCAAATTACCAAACTTGTCTGCTTTTTTCATAAAATGGTTTATAAGATGGAACCACCATGAGTATGATCCTTTCCTTTAATAAAACTgactaaaaatgtttaaaagaaagttttcaatgattattttttcataGGCTAGCCATTTCATCCCATAATTGTTGCAAGTAAACGTCATAATGGGCATATCTTTGTCTGTGGGAGAACTCATTTTCTCTGTTAATACAATGAAATGATTCAGGCCAGTTTAATAAAGGACTGTTATCCCAGTGAAGGGATGATACATTACACACTAATGTGAGCTGAAAGCATTAATTAGCTACCTCTTCAAAACGTTTCTACAATCTCATTTCATAAATATTCAAGCCTTTAATCTTTGACCAAAATGAAATGCATAACTGTGTCGGGattttttccaaaatgtgtGAGGCGATTAAAGCGcgggaattaaaaaaatcactgatctgaaaatgaaaaaaatctccaCCTGCTCTTGTCCCAGGACCAGCACTCCGTCTGGTTTGATGGGGTGGTAGGGTGCCAGATTCTCCCCGCTGCCCCGCATCACTCCGTCCTGGAAGGCTTCCCACATCCCGTCACGGGTGGTCCATGTGATGCATAAGTGATGCCATTTCCCGTCATTGATGAGGAACGGCAGCTTTGCCACCTTGCGGAAGAGATTTTAAATTAgacacgtctctctctctctggtgaaCAATCTTTCTTTCAcacttcaggaggaggagtcagtGAACTTCCACACCTTTTCTTTCCCTTACTCTAGTAGATTAACTTCCCCTCTATCACATATCTGTTCTTCTATAAAAacgtatttttcttttctttttctttcccaatTCCAGATTTGGAACTAAGAAATTGTCAGGTGACTCATCCAAGCACAAAGATGACTACATTAACGTTTTCATTTTCTTGCACCCTTTCTAAGGTGCACTTACAttctgaatattaaaaaaagtacTCAGTAATTGCAGTACTTTTGTAAAAGCCATGCAAAGGGTAAGACATTTGTGTTAACACTTTGAAGTTACCTTGTCATTGATGAGAATCTCCATGGGGTTGTTGCCCCACTCGATCAGCACCAGCTCGTTGGCCTGACCTGGGACAGCATAGGAGAAGGGCGTCCCCACCCCAGGAGAGGCGTTGGACTTGATCCACAGACACACGCTGAAGGAGTACATCTCAGGGAGGCTCCTCTTGGCTTTGGCGTACATGTAGTTGGTTCTCAGGGGGAAGGTGAGCTGGAATTTGTCTGTCGGCCTGGTTTCCTTACCTAAACAAGAATGTCAGATATATTGAGATTTTCATACAAAGATTATACTTATAGAATTTTCCTCAAGTTTTAGGAGAATAACTTTGATGTCTACCCTCATAACTCAAGTATACTTTAACATACATGGATAAATAACTTTGTAAGATTTGTGATTTATATATGCGTCTCcttaaattaatataaaaattGCATTGCTGGAGATTCTGCTCTAGTTTTTTTGcgagtgtttttttctctgttgtctGTGGCTCCGTATCCTCCATTTCCCTCCctcttaaaaacaataaatgccTTTGAAAGCAGCCGGTGCGAGGCGCAACCTGCAAAGTTCCTCTGCGGACATATTTCCCTCTGTTTTGGTACTCGTGTGCACGTTAAACAGTCAGGGTTTTcgctcataaaaaaaacaataactgagCGAGGAAAGTGCAAACAGGTCTTGAGATATGCAAAGCAATGCagctttcctctcctccctcattcATATATGTGCGCAACGTGATGGTTGCGGCATTCCAAAACCTTCCAAGTGAGAGCTGCTGAatatttctgggtttttttttcttgtgaagaCTGAAATGCATTAAAGCTCAAAAAACAATTCAGTGAACTCCTAATCTTGTTCAGACTTCACGTAGAGCCTCTTTTCATTTGGCTTAAAAATCCAAACGCACCTTTCTCCAGGTCTGTGATGCGGTGGTGCAGAGAGGTGAGCGTGGACTCCACTCTGTTCCGCTGGTCGGTGTCGTTCCTTGCGCCCGGTTTGGTCTCCTCTAACGTGTTAACCCGGGATAGGACCTGCTTCTCCATGTCGTCTATCTTGTTCTGCAGCAGGTCTTTCAGGCTGTTCGCCTGCACGGTGTTGTTTCCTCGGCTGTACTGCTGCAGCGGACAGAGGGACACAGACAGTGGGTTAAAGCAGGACACTCTGAGTGAGGATAAACTCTCTGACACATGTTCCCTTTGCTCTGTGTGAACCTTCCAGCATCTTCCTAAGTACCcgtgctgtttgttttctccgCGTCACATTATTCTAACAGCAGTAACACAATTGGTCGTTACTTACATTACGATTTAGTTTCAGTAACAAATTGAATTTAAACTAAACACATGAAGCTCAATAGAAGAGGCTGCGAAAAGCAGACCAATACTCAGCAGTGAATAAGAGGCTTACGCCTAATTCTATTTAATAACCCGGAAGGCTAATTTAATGAACTTTTGAACTGATCCGTACAGCTGTCCTTCTCTACTTGCCTACCTCTAGATTCTCCAGtctctgtttcagggtctgTAAAGTCTGACCCAGCTGGGCCAGAGTGTCTGTTGTGCCCCGGGATACATCCCCCATCGTGTTCTTTGACCCCGGCCGTCTCCCCCCGGGTCCCGTCGCCGGGAGGCTCTGGCTCTCGCAGCGGCTCAACTTAGACGTAAGTTCCCTGATTGTCTCCTTTTGGTTCATTATTGTTTCCTTTTGCTGCAGCACGGTCTCTCGCAGCTGCATCACCGTGGTCTTCAGGTTCTCCGCCGGCCCGCTGTTCTGCATCGTGGCCGTGCACAGGTCCATATCCTTCGGCACCGACGTGCAAATAAACTGCGTCTGTCCGAAGTCTTGCGCAGAGCTCCCCACAACAACCAGGCAAGAAAGTAGAAAAAGTTTCTGCGAGGATCCCTCCATGTTTCCAGTCGTGCAGCGCGGGTCAGAGAGTAGAGTGTGTGaggtttcagcaccacggagcTGTCCACTGAAGCTGTGAGCTCTGCCGTCTGTGAGCACTTTATATAGCGGACATAACGCAGCGCAGATTCACCGCATCACTGAGGGGAGGCAGCGGGCTCTGCTGTACTGAGTCCTGCCCCTTATTTAAGGTCGTCCTCGCTGTTTGGAAAGGCACCTACCTACACAGCTCGTCTTCTACAACAGTGAAGCGCGCCTACACTGTCTAAAGTAGTAACAGACGCTGGTAAAGACCACGcaacagaggaagaaactgTCACGACATAAGAGTATTCACACCTTTTTTATAAAGTGAAGCAAGAAAGAGTGTTTTAGTGTCCAAAGtatacattttagaaaatgatcCTACAACTAGGCCTAACTTAATAACGAGTAGGTATTTATATGTTTGGATAAATGTTTGGGGATAATTATTTATAGAAGTACAATAGCATGTTTCTTTCTGAAATGTAAAACGTTGTGAAATTGTATTCAATGGAAAGCTAACTTTAAATGTTAGTTTGCAGTTTTAATTTAGACTATGTCTaaatttgattacatttttgactttgactacatttttgtcaaaactgcagctcagctggtctatttttttaaatctatttttttaaaatctatattgtggtatctatctatttttttgtacatttttaattttaattttttcatttaaattgtactgtgttcacgttttgtttgctctttgctgctgtaacaatgtaaatttccccgttgagggataaataaaggattaacTTATCTTATCCTATCTTGTCAAATCATTTCGGCCTCTTATATAAGGCCACATGTAGTCCAATAGATCCTACTTCACAAGGGTCACTGTCCTTAAATATCTGGTGAAATGATGACTAATTGTTCATGTAAACTAATATCAGCAAATACTTAATAACTGTGTTGAGTCTATTCTATTACGTCATGGATCGTGCCACtgataaactacatttaagCATTCACCATCCTCTTGTAGTAGACCTGTGACTAATTGGGTTTGTTTTTAGCCCTTCATTGGTGCGTGGCAGCAGCAAAGCGTGGCGTAATTATCGGTCCACCTTAAATGATAAGTCGTTTCCCAACTCATCCACATAGAAGAGAGTGTCCCACGGTCGGAGTCCCCCACTCCCCCACCACCAACACagcctccccctcttcttcctcatgtCTGCTTTCACATCAGATAATGTGATTCAGAGCGTTGctttccaataaaggcacaacagGTTAATCCTACACGCTGTGTTTATACGTGTTGTAATGTACAGACCATATTTCTGTGTATATTtctgaggaaacacacaaacacacaggagatGCTCTGAGCTCCCCGGATGTGTTGATAACAGGCTAAACAAGAGGAATGCTCTTAAATGAGGGAGGAATGTGCTGGTTATTAAACATCACTACCCCTCTGGCTCCGACTTTGATGAATAAGATACAGTGAGAGTGAAATGCTCCAGCTCTCTGCCATAGATCAACAAATGATGAGTGATGGCACACTGCTGTAAGGGAACAGTCTGACCCAAACTAAACTTCAAATGAACTAAAGCTAGATTTGATATAATAAGATGCAGTGAGAggcaataaaacagaaattatCCAGACTCTGTAAAAGCAGAAGGGTTTTTTTCTATCATAACTTCACCTACTTTCAGGGTGCATTGAGAAGGGAAAAAGTATTGAgaggtaaaacaaacaaatgtaaagtgtttctggagtttcaaaaatacatttttaatcatcaTTACATTTTAGGGTGCACCCAGTGTAATACTAAATCTTTCCTGTTTATGCTTATCCTATAGCTATACATTAAAGGTCACGTATTGTGCAAAATGcactttacaatgtttttccAACAGTAATGTGTGTCCCTGGCTTGACAACAAACCCCCAAATGTTGAGAAAAGTAcatcttctccatctttttgctgctccacttttcaatAAATTTGTGCTGAAACAAACTGTTAGgatattttcccttcatgacatcataaagggcgataacccctcccccagatgggtgacactcccacagctagctGTATGTTCTGCCCTTCcatcgtaaacaataggacatgtgCAAAAAAGCCCAAGACaccccaagcccttccagactgggggcgtggtcagacacagctcatttgcatttaaagctgtagacacagaaacatccggttctgagcagggctgaaatagaggggtttatagataGATGATAACATACAGGATCGGAGTAAATcttttggcaagaaacttcacagacgtgTTTTGGGAAAATCTGAGACTTAAtttaacttgttgaaaaggaggataatatgtgacctttaataaaaatactgggcattttattttattcctctAAGCCtttgaaactgttcaaacaagCAGTATTTGTATCAATCATCAGCTCTGTATCTCTACGTGACTAGAGAATGTTGAGAAGGTGAAAAGcctaaaatgttttaacatccacttcATGGGTTTTTACAAGGAAGATTTTTGGCTTCTTTTTGATTTCAACCAAGCTCAGTTTTTCTAAAATTGTACAGTTGAGCTGTTTTCTATTTAGTCAATTTACAAAAAGTAGAAATCCTTCTAGGGTCTTAAATACTTTAACCAAGTACGAAGAAAGGAAAATTAACCAAAttgtttacaataaaaaatacatgaaatatcCCCTTGACTGTAAGTAAAGCCTTAGGGGCTTTTTAAAACCTAGCAGATTATTATATAAACTATGTCAGTGTTAATATTTAAGGAGTTAAAATAATTAGAAGGTCCACTCAGTTCATCTTCCTGTGCCTTCTTATATGTTCATTTGAAGTGCTTCTCTGTAAGATTCAATCTGTCACACTCTTGAATGTCCAGCATAATTCTACCCTCTACCTGTATCTATATTCACAGTCATCAACCATTGCACCACTAGTCCCACAATGGAGTCGTTTTATAAAAGTCACAGGTTTCCCGCCAACTGAAGAGCTCCCGCCTGATCTGAGACAAATGACTTCACCCTCGCTGTCAAATCAATTTGGCAGAGCGTAGCTTCAAGCGGAGCCATCAAACAGAACACAGGAAACAAATGCACAGCTGAACATTTTTAACAAGTTCTTTAATTTAGCTCAGTTGAATTTcaagaacgttttttttttttttagagttgtGCATGATTTGGCTTGACCCACTGGCTAAGACGGGATGGAAATTGACCCAGCAGTCTTCCTCCATTTGTTTAATTATCGATCCAGCACGTTGTAATCAGCACGGTGCCAAGCTGAAGGCGATAAGCAGCAGATATAACAAATGGTTAATGGCAGGGTCTAATTGCCAGGGTCCAAGACGGACATGAAACAAATCCTTATCTCAGCACATGCACATTAAAGACGGAGCAATACTTGTCATTAACGCTCATAGTCTGACAGCTGCAGATGAACAAGCAATGCTTCATTCATAATCATCAGCAGTACAAAACTCGTTAAACAAATGGGAGCAAATGAAGAAGCATTTCATGTGCATGATTTCATATTGATGATCATGCTGAGCAGTGATTCCCACGGGGACACAGTCCACCTCTGATACAGTCAAGTCAGAATCAGCGTGTGCAGCTGGCCTCATACACGACTGTACATCTATTCAGTATTCATCTCCTACCCCTCACATTAAAAagtgctgcagcagcatcacGGTCAGCCATGTTTCCTCTGGTTCTCATCATGTGCCTGCCACTTATTCTGCTTTAACACTGAGAAACATTGCTTTGAAAGTCAATCAGCTGCCTGGCTGATTTTTTCTATTCCTATAAAACTTGTTGGCCTCTCTGACACAAATAGTGGAAAATATGTGTTAAAAGAAGACCCACATTACAGAAAAGTACTGATCCCTGCACATCACCTCACACCCATCATCCCCCCACCACTCCtcctggtcatacacacacacctctcatcCACCTGTATTATTGTCCACTGCACCTAAATCTGTATagtatgttcatatcacctcaataagttatcgacctgtacaatatgtccatattctgtttattatctgtaatctagtatagcatgctcactgcaccttaatctgtatattataatctgaagaatatatttatatttatagcatcccattaatccatccacatatacccaataattcacgttttttgtctacatctgtaaattctgtaattactgtacatagcacagattcttgccctttctgcttattgcacttctggtgagatgccaaacctcatttcgttactctatacttgtatatgtgtaatgacaataaagttgaatctcatctcatctcatcatcTCATCCAGATTCTTTACTGAAGTAAAATTTGAAAAGTATTGGCTCATTCATGTACTCAcaacataaaatcaaaaagtcGCCCTCTGAAGGACATTTCTACAGGATGTTCCAGTGACATAttgattaaaatgattaaaaaacaatatacctaaaataataaaatattgacTTGGGTTgattcttttgtgtttgttacaaCATTAAGTCCCAAAAATTTAGTTGGAGTTGTGAGACATT
This window of the Labrus mixtus chromosome 2, fLabMix1.1, whole genome shotgun sequence genome carries:
- the LOC132981442 gene encoding neuronal pentraxin-1-like, which gives rise to MEGSSQKLFLLSCLVVVGSSAQDFGQTQFICTSVPKDMDLCTATMQNSGPAENLKTTVMQLRETVLQQKETIMNQKETIRELTSKLSRCESQSLPATGPGGRRPGSKNTMGDVSRGTTDTLAQLGQTLQTLKQRLENLEQYSRGNNTVQANSLKDLLQNKIDDMEKQVLSRVNTLEETKPGARNDTDQRNRVESTLTSLHHRITDLEKGKETRPTDKFQLTFPLRTNYMYAKAKRSLPEMYSFSVCLWIKSNASPGVGTPFSYAVPGQANELVLIEWGNNPMEILINDKVAKLPFLINDGKWHHLCITWTTRDGMWEAFQDGVMRGSGENLAPYHPIKPDGVLVLGQEQDTLGGGFDATQAYVGELANLNIWSKKLSIAEIYNLATCNSKAPAGNVFSWTESNIEIFGGATKWTFEPCRSHN